AGAGAGGATATGGGTAATCCCCCCTCCCCGGATGGTCTACACGCTGATCCAGCGGGCGGTGTTGCCCGTCTCGCCGTCAACGAGCCCGAGGCCCACCAAGTAATGCCGCTGAATGCCTAGCTGTACGATGGTAGGGTCAAAGGCCATGCCCGACGCGGTGATGTCCGCGAGGAGCTTCTTGTCCGTCACCCGCTGCCGGGCTTCCCCCTGGAAGGTGGCGAGCTCGGCGAGGAGTTCCTTTTCCTTCCTGGCCTCCACGTTCCGCTGCTCGTCCTGGTTCATGGCCTCGATCCAGTAGGACACGGCGATAGCCAGGGCGTCCAGCCTGTCGTCCTGGGCCAGGGAGCCACGGTCACGGGTAATGTGGCTGATCTGCCACATAAGCTGGAAGCGGTGCGCGGTTTCCGTGGGGTAGTCCCGCGTTGAGGTAAAGTCGCTGCGGATCACCCCGGCCGCGAAGACGAGCTTGTGGCCGGATATGACCGGCTCCAGCGTGTCGGTGATGCGGAGCTCTTTCTGCCGGTTGTGTTTCACTTCTTCCACCTCCACCGGGTAGATGCGGGCAAGGTGGGGTTTGAGCAGTTCCGTATACATGCCGTCGCCAAAGTTGGCTTCTATGATGATCTTATTGACGCCCTGTTCCTTGGCGATCTGCGCGAGCGCCTTAAGGGTGTCTTCGGAATAGCCGCTCTTGAGGCCGCCCGCCGCTGTGACGAACAGACGGCCGTTGAGCATCTTGACCACGGCGTAGCCCGTCTCGTCCCGCCCCCGGCCGGATGGGTCAATCGCCATGACGGAGCCGGTGTAGGGCAGCCAGATGCCGGGGATGCTCTGCGGCCGGTAGTACCTGTCGCCGTTCAGGCCCACGCATGGGAGTTCGGGCAGAGCGAGATCGGGGGATGCCCCCCATACCAGAGCCTCGGGTGCCGTCTCGCGGAGATCGGCGTCGAGCACAATGAGATCGCGCAGGCGCAGGGGGTAGCGGTCCGCGTCACTGAGCGAGGTGTCGAGCATGAACTGGAGTGAAAACCCGGCCCGGCCGTAGGACAATTCCCGCTCCAGCAAGTCGTCGTCACTGAATCTGAGCGGGTCCGTGGAGCGGCCGACAATGGCCTTGCCTTGGGCGAGCGCCTGGAGAATGACCGGAGCCAGCTTGTCGCCATAGGCGGCGATCTGCGCGTCCGTGGGGTATCTGGCGGGCCAGATGCGGACGGAGTAGCCGCGCTCGGGCAGGACGTTGTAAAGGCTCTGCTCGCAC
The DNA window shown above is from uncultured delta proteobacterium and carries:
- a CDS encoding DNA maturase B — protein: MPALRRWILGLPDPTPIQLEIAWYLQHGPRRKIVEAFRGIGKSWITSAYVVWRLLLNPELKFLVVSASKDRANNFTIFTRRLISEIPILQSLAPRLDQRDSMISFDVGPASPDHSPSVKSVGITGQLTGTRADEIIADDVEVANNSITQAMRERIAEAVKEFDAILKPGGVITYLGTPQCEQSLYNVLPERGYSVRIWPARYPTDAQIAAYGDKLAPVILQALAQGKAIVGRSTDPLRFSDDDLLERELSYGRAGFSLQFMLDTSLSDADRYPLRLRDLIVLDADLRETAPEALVWGASPDLALPELPCVGLNGDRYYRPQSIPGIWLPYTGSVMAIDPSGRGRDETGYAVVKMLNGRLFVTAAGGLKSGYSEDTLKALAQIAKEQGVNKIIIEANFGDGMYTELLKPHLARIYPVEVEEVKHNRQKELRITDTLEPVISGHKLVFAAGVIRSDFTSTRDYPTETAHRFQLMWQISHITRDRGSLAQDDRLDALAIAVSYWIEAMNQDEQRNVEARKEKELLAELATFQGEARQRVTDKKLLADITASGMAFDPTIVQLGIQRHYLVGLGLVDGETGNTARWISV